Below is a genomic region from Polyangiaceae bacterium.
ATGCCGGTGCGCTCACGAGTGGCCTCGAGCTTTCCGAGCAACTCAAACTCGAAGCATGCCTCGTCAGCCACGCGCATCTCGACCACATCCGAGATCTCGCGACCCTCGCTGACAATCGTTGCCAAGTGGCCGCTCCTCCGCTGCTCATTGCAGGCACGCGAGAGACCATCCGCATTCTCAAGAAACACTTCTTCAACAACGAGCTCTGGCCCGACTTCTCCGTCATCCCGACGCCGCAGCACCCAACGATTCGCTACGTCGAGCTCGACCCGGAAAAACCCTTGTCGATCGCGGGTTGCTCGGTGCGCGCCGTCCTCGTGTCACACACGATCGAGTCCGCCGCGTTCGTCGTCGAAACGAAGACGGGCGCGATCGCCTATAGCGGCGACACCGGTCCCACGGATCGCTTGTGGCAAGTTCTCGCAGAACAACCGTCGCTGCGCGGCCTGCTCATGGAAGTCAGTTTTCCCAATCGCGAACAGCGACTTGCCACGGTCAGCGGCCATCACACGCCGCAGACCCTTCACGCGGACCTCAAGAAACTGCGCTCACCGCAGGATTTGCCTACGCTGCTCTACCACATCAAGCCAGTGTTCCAGGCCGAGGTCGAGAAGGAGTGCGCTGCGCTCGATGGCGTCAACCTCGAGGTCATGAAGCTCGGCGATCACTTCGTTCTCTGAGATCGATCGACATAAAAAAACGGCAACGAAGCGCTCGTTGCCGTTTTCGTTTGAGTGCCAATGAAAGACGCTCAGCCCGCTTCGTCTTCTTCCACTCGCGCCAGAACGACCGTGATGTTGTCCGATCCGCCGTGAAAGTTTGCGCGGTCGATGAGCAGCCGGCATGCATCGTCGAGCGACGCGGCATTCAGCACGATGTCCCGCATCTCGGGATCCTTCACGAGCCCCGACAAACCGTCCGAACACAAAAGATAAATGTCTCCGGCGTCGGTATCTTCCGTCATCTTGTCGACGAGCACGTCTTCGCGGATCCCGAGCGCTCGCGTGATCACGTTGGGCGGAAGCCGTCGGATCTCTTCGGCCGTCATCCACGGCGCCATGTGCTGCGCATCGCTGATGAGCGAGTGATCCCGCGTGAGCTGCGTGATCGTCTCACCACGAATGCGGTAACAACGACTGTCGCCGACATGGCCGATCGTTACGCGCGCCGCGGTCTTGTCGAACATCGCCGTCACGATCGTCGTCCCCATCCCGAAGTCCGCCATCGTCTTCAGCGATCGGTCGAAGATGCGACGGTTCGCAAGGCGAAGCCCCGTCACGATGTAGTTTTCTTCTTCCGTCAGGTTCGGATCAGCAGGAAATGGCCACGTGCCATCACGCCCAACGGTTACCGAGAAAAAGTCTGAGAGGGTGGAGACTGCCAGTCGGCTTGCTACGTCACCAGATCGATGCCCACCCATCCCGTCGGCTACTGCCACGACATGGTACTCGGGCATCACGAGGAGGTTGTCCTCGTTGTGCTCACGCATCAGGCCTACGTCGGTCATCCCGGCGAACCGGGTTCGCATGGCCGAACAGTAGACGAGGTGAACCCCTCGCGTGCAAGTTTGCTGAACAGTTCGCGAAACTTTCCTCCGAGCAAGCTCCGCAACCATCCCCCAAGTGGCTCGTAGCCCACCAAAATCCCCAATAAAATCGAGCTAGTAGCTAGGTGATGTAAATTAAATTACATCACGTTCACAACCACGTCGGACCCAGCTTGACTCCAAGCGCCGATGCGAGCGCCTCTGCAGCCCGGACGCCCGATGCTTGCGACTCTTCGAAGAGCGCCATGCCTGGCTGATCGGCATGTGCCCATGCAACGCGATCATCGAGCAGGGACGTCGGTTCGAAGGGTCGATCGGTCAGAAAGCCCGGACGTGGTCGAGGCATCGCGTGTCCCCATACGCACACGTCCATGCGCTCGATCCGCTCGCGCAGATCAGGATGCGCAGGGTGCAGATCTCGCAACACTTCGTCCGCTAGCTGCGTCCATGGAGCGCGCAAGAGCGACGTTCGTGCCCCAGCAACGTCTGGCCCTCCGTACGCTCGGTAATACGTGAGCACAGTGCGTTCCGACATCTCCGTGAGCTGATGCCGCGCGTCGACGTAACCGAGTCCTGCTGCGTCATACAGCACCGAATCCCACGCCATGTTCGGATCGATCGGTCGCGTCACATGCATGTTCGCCACGACCCACGGTGAACTCGTGCGTATGGGCAAGCGCTCCGAGGCGCGAGGGAAAATCCGTCGCGTCACGAACGCGGGCGATGCGAGCACGACCGCGCGCGCTCGCGTGCGACGCGTGAGCTTCTGCCGCACATCCACCCACTGAACTTCGACATGTTTGTCCGGTAGAACCTCGATCGCCGTCACGAGTGCATCGAGCTTGATCGATGCGTTCGATCGCTCGAGAAGCGCCTTGGTGAGTCTGCCGTTGCCTTCGGGCCACACGAGAAAGTGGCTACCTTCGAGCTCGGGTGTCTTGAGTTTTCGTCCCGCGAAGTAGTGCAGCGCTGCCCATGCGGAGACCTCCTCCGGCTCGGCTCCGAAGTCGTCCAAGCACGCATAACGCACATACCAGCGGAGAAACGGCGACGTGAATCGTTCGCGCTCCAAGTATGTCCGCATGTCGATGCGATCGAGCGCCAGCAAGTCCGGATCACGCGACGAGAATGCGAGCGGAATCTGAAACGCGGGCCTTCCGTCTCGTCCCCTTCGATTCGTGAGCTCGTGTTCGAGATCCTGAAAACGTTCGATGTCTTCACGATCGTGATCATCGAGCTCGTCTTGCGGCGTGAGACCCTGATGCCAAGCACCGCGGTAGAACAGGCGCTCCTGAGGCGCGTGACAAAGCAGACGTGGATCGAATTGGGGACGATTGGCGGCGTCCCAACCCACGAGGGCACCCATCTGTTCGAGCAGCCGCAGGGCGGCTCGTGCTTCCGGGTTTGGCGCGGCCAGATAGTGCGCGCCCCACGGATACGCTAGCGCTCCATCATCGCCCCACGTGCTCGTTCCACCGACGAACGATTCCAGCTCGAGCACGCGCACGTCGAGCGCCGCCGGTGCAAGACGCCATGCAGCCGAGAGCCCTGCGATCCCACTGCCCACGATGACCACGTCGGCTTCGTCCGGTGCATCGTTTGTCTTGGCCGTTGCGCCGTCCCGGAGAAGGTGTCCCACGCCATGCGATGCGCCGATGATCCGTCCACCCATGGGCTTGCGGTCGGGAAGGGCAGCGTCGATCGCCCAGCCGGTAGCAAGCGCCGTGAGAAAAGCGCGACGGTCCATCAGCGCGTGAACACGCCCCACTCGCGCGCGTAGATCGACACGAGTTTCTGGTCGTTCAATCGGTTCGTCACGGTCTCGACGCGACCGATGTCCCGCGGGAAGCGGAACAGCTCGGGCAACCCCGCCGCGTCGAGCCAACGAAGGCGCGCGGGATCGATGCGCAGCGAGCTTGGCGGCGAGAGATTGTCGCCGCCAATGAGGACAAACCCCCAGTCTCCGAAGCTCGGGACGTACACGTGAAGCGGTGCCGTGTGAAACCCCGACGACTCGAGTGTCTGTACGATGCACCAAAACGATTCACGAGCGTATTGCGGCGACGTCGCTTGCACGACGGCGACGCCTCGAACGGACAAACGTTCACGCAACAGATTGTAAAAAGCGACGGTGTACAGTTTGCCGACGGCGTAGTTCGAAGGGTCGGGGAAGTCGACGATCGCCAGATCGAACGCTTCGCGCGCTTCTTCGAGAAACTTGTAGGCATCTTCGTTGCGAATGGTCACGCGTGGATCATCGAGCGCGCCCCCATTGAGCTCGCGCGCGACCGGCAAGTTGCGAAACGCATCCGTCACGGCTGCATCGAGGTCCACGAGCACGATGCGTTCAATCGATTCGTACTTGAGCAGCTCTCGTACAGCGAGCCCGTCACCACCGCCGAGCACCATGACCGTGCGAGGGTCGCGCCCGAGCGCCGCGACCGCCGGATGCACGAGCACCTCGTGGTAGCGCTGTTCGTCATCCGAGGAAAACTGGAGGTTTCCATTGAGAAACAGGCGCGTCGTTCGAGGGGATCGCGTGATGACGATGCGTTGGTACGGCGACTGCGCGACGTGAATGATCGGCGATCCAAAATAGAGCGTTTCGGATCGATCCACGAAGCGAGTCACCAAGCCAAACCCGACGCAGAGAACCGCAGTGATGAGGACACACTGCGCGCGCAATCGAATCGCCACCGAGCGGTCGAGTGGGAACAGAAACGTGGCGAGCAGCGCGACGATGGCGTTGAGGATGCCGAAGAAGAGGCTCGTCTGATGCACGCCGAGCCGTGGGAGCAAGAGCGATGGGAAAAGCAGACTCGCGATGAGCGCGCCGATGTAGTCGAGTGTGAGGACGCGGGCGACGAGCTCTTTGAGGTCCAACGAAAATTGCAGGAGCCGGATGAGCAGGGGTATTTCCAAGCCAACCAGGGTCCCGATGAGCAGCACGATGCCGTAAAGAGCGAGACGAAATGCTGCGGTCGCCGTGTAAACTTTGAACAGCAGCGGTGCGGACAAACCACCTGCGAGCGCCAGACAAAGTTCAATTTCGACAAACCGCTCGAGGAGCCTGTCTTCGAGGAATTTGGACAGGTACGAGCCAATCCCCATGGCGAACAGGTACAGACCGATCACCAAGCTGAATTGCGTGACCGAATCACCGAGCACGTAACTGGCGAGCGTTCCCGTCACGAGCTCGTAGACGAGCCCCGACGTGGCGATCACGGTTACCATGCCCAGGAGCGCGGGCTGAATCAGGCGACGCGGCAGCGGCATCCGGCGCCTTCGTAGCACTAGGAGGGCGTGGCGGGTGAGCCTGTTGTTCGAGGCGGGCTTTTCGGCAGAAGTGCGCCGACTGTTACACCTTCGGTCGATCGACCCGCCACGGGTGACGATTCCGGGCTAACATCGCAGGCTGTGACTAACCCGTTCGACCGCCAGGCGGCGTGTCCGTCGTGCGGGGCTCCGATCACGTTTCGTTTTGCCGGAGCCGCGGCGCAGGTTTGCCGAAGCTGCAACTTCGTCGTCGCACGCACCGATCGCAACCTCGTCGCTGTCGGCCGCATGGCCGACCTCGTCGACATTCCGTCTCCGTTGACGCTCGGCGCAACGGGCCGATGGAACGGCACCGAGCCGTTCGTCGTCGACGGCCGCGTGCAACTCGATCGTGCCAGTGCCCCCGGGGCCCCTTGGCAAGAGTTCTTCATCGCGTTTCCGAACAGCGGCAAATGGTGCTGGGTCGCAAGCGCTCAAGGCCGGTGGTACTCGACGACCGAGTTCCCCATTCCGCCCGTGGGCCTACCTGCGATCAACTCGCTCCGCCCAGGCCAGACGATTCAGCTTGGCGAGTACGGCGCTTGGACGGTTGCCGAAGTTGGACAACGGCGTGTCGTTTCGGGTGAAGGCGAGCTGCCAGCGGTGGCGCAGCCGGGTTTGCCCACGGGGTTTGTCGACATCGCGGGGCCAAACGGCGCCTTCGGCACGCTCGATTACGGCGACGGACGCAACATCCCGCCCAAGCTCTACCTCGGACGCCAGATCGACCCAGCCATCATGGCGCTCGATTCCGGCCAACAGGTGCAGGCCGCCGAAGCGAAAGTCACGAGCGTTGCGTGTCCCAACTGCGGCGGCAATCTCCCGCTGGTTACTCCAGGACAAACCGAACGCGTCGTTTGTCGCTACTGCGGTATGGCCAGCGACTTGGCCAACGGCGCCCTGAAGGCCCTCGGTCCCGCGCCCAAACCGCCCATCGAACCCTACATCCCGCTCGGTACCGAAGGCACGCTGCGGCAAAACCGCGTCATCTGCATCGGCTTCACCATCCGCGGCTGCACCGTCGAGGGCGAACGCTACAGGTGGCGCGAGTACCTGCTCTATGCAGGCCCGCGTATTGGCTACTTGTGGCTCATGGAAGAGGACGGCGCGTGGTGGCTCGTCACGCCCATCCCTCCAGGCGAAGTCGCCGTCTCGGGCGGCAGCGCGCTCTACAAGCAGAACTACTACAACTGGAAGCAGAGCGTTCGAGCGGAGACTGAATACGTCATCGGCGAGTTCTACTGGAAGGTGGAGATCGGCGAATCGGTTCAGGCGACCGAATACGAAGGATCGGGCGGCAAAGTCAGCGTCGAGCAGAACAACAAGGAAGTCACGTATTCGTTCTGCGAACGTTTGTCCCCCAATGAAATTGGCACGGCGTTCGGCATCAAGGCACCGAGCGGCGGATCGGCGAGCAGCGAGGGCGGAGGCTGCG
It encodes:
- a CDS encoding 3',5'-cyclic-nucleotide phosphodiesterase, which codes for MDLRVIGCHGGETPRHRTSAFILDERLAIDAGALTSGLELSEQLKLEACLVSHAHLDHIRDLATLADNRCQVAAPPLLIAGTRETIRILKKHFFNNELWPDFSVIPTPQHPTIRYVELDPEKPLSIAGCSVRAVLVSHTIESAAFVVETKTGAIAYSGDTGPTDRLWQVLAEQPSLRGLLMEVSFPNREQRLATVSGHHTPQTLHADLKKLRSPQDLPTLLYHIKPVFQAEVEKECAALDGVNLEVMKLGDHFVL
- a CDS encoding serine/threonine-protein phosphatase, translating into MRTRFAGMTDVGLMREHNEDNLLVMPEYHVVAVADGMGGHRSGDVASRLAVSTLSDFFSVTVGRDGTWPFPADPNLTEEENYIVTGLRLANRRIFDRSLKTMADFGMGTTIVTAMFDKTAARVTIGHVGDSRCYRIRGETITQLTRDHSLISDAQHMAPWMTAEEIRRLPPNVITRALGIREDVLVDKMTEDTDAGDIYLLCSDGLSGLVKDPEMRDIVLNAASLDDACRLLIDRANFHGGSDNITVVLARVEEDEAG
- a CDS encoding FAD-dependent oxidoreductase — encoded protein: MDRRAFLTALATGWAIDAALPDRKPMGGRIIGASHGVGHLLRDGATAKTNDAPDEADVVIVGSGIAGLSAAWRLAPAALDVRVLELESFVGGTSTWGDDGALAYPWGAHYLAAPNPEARAALRLLEQMGALVGWDAANRPQFDPRLLCHAPQERLFYRGAWHQGLTPQDELDDHDREDIERFQDLEHELTNRRGRDGRPAFQIPLAFSSRDPDLLALDRIDMRTYLERERFTSPFLRWYVRYACLDDFGAEPEEVSAWAALHYFAGRKLKTPELEGSHFLVWPEGNGRLTKALLERSNASIKLDALVTAIEVLPDKHVEVQWVDVRQKLTRRTRARAVVLASPAFVTRRIFPRASERLPIRTSSPWVVANMHVTRPIDPNMAWDSVLYDAAGLGYVDARHQLTEMSERTVLTYYRAYGGPDVAGARTSLLRAPWTQLADEVLRDLHPAHPDLRERIERMDVCVWGHAMPRPRPGFLTDRPFEPTSLLDDRVAWAHADQPGMALFEESQASGVRAAEALASALGVKLGPTWL
- a CDS encoding polyamine aminopropyltransferase; the encoded protein is MPLPRRLIQPALLGMVTVIATSGLVYELVTGTLASYVLGDSVTQFSLVIGLYLFAMGIGSYLSKFLEDRLLERFVEIELCLALAGGLSAPLLFKVYTATAAFRLALYGIVLLIGTLVGLEIPLLIRLLQFSLDLKELVARVLTLDYIGALIASLLFPSLLLPRLGVHQTSLFFGILNAIVALLATFLFPLDRSVAIRLRAQCVLITAVLCVGFGLVTRFVDRSETLYFGSPIIHVAQSPYQRIVITRSPRTTRLFLNGNLQFSSDDEQRYHEVLVHPAVAALGRDPRTVMVLGGGDGLAVRELLKYESIERIVLVDLDAAVTDAFRNLPVARELNGGALDDPRVTIRNEDAYKFLEEAREAFDLAIVDFPDPSNYAVGKLYTVAFYNLLRERLSVRGVAVVQATSPQYARESFWCIVQTLESSGFHTAPLHVYVPSFGDWGFVLIGGDNLSPPSSLRIDPARLRWLDAAGLPELFRFPRDIGRVETVTNRLNDQKLVSIYAREWGVFTR
- a CDS encoding DUF4178 domain-containing protein — its product is MTNPFDRQAACPSCGAPITFRFAGAAAQVCRSCNFVVARTDRNLVAVGRMADLVDIPSPLTLGATGRWNGTEPFVVDGRVQLDRASAPGAPWQEFFIAFPNSGKWCWVASAQGRWYSTTEFPIPPVGLPAINSLRPGQTIQLGEYGAWTVAEVGQRRVVSGEGELPAVAQPGLPTGFVDIAGPNGAFGTLDYGDGRNIPPKLYLGRQIDPAIMALDSGQQVQAAEAKVTSVACPNCGGNLPLVTPGQTERVVCRYCGMASDLANGALKALGPAPKPPIEPYIPLGTEGTLRQNRVICIGFTIRGCTVEGERYRWREYLLYAGPRIGYLWLMEEDGAWWLVTPIPPGEVAVSGGSALYKQNYYNWKQSVRAETEYVIGEFYWKVEIGESVQATEYEGSGGKVSVEQNNKEVTYSFCERLSPNEIGTAFGIKAPSGGSASSEGGGCGTIIVIAIVILILILVLADCDGCGGGGGGGVFIGGPSFGGGK